In the Meiothermus sp. CFH 77666 genome, TTCCAGGATCATGCCCTGTGGCCCCACCTGAGCGCTCTCGAGCACCTCCTGCTGGTGATGAAAACCCCCGACCGGGCGCTAGCCCATCATCTGCTGGGCCGGGTGGGGCTGGGCGGGCTGGACGCTCGCAAACCCCACCAGCTCTCGGGCGGACAAAAGCAGCGGGTGGCCCTGGCTCGAGCCCTGGCGGCCAGGCCGCGTTTGCTGCTGCTGGATGAGCCCTATTCGGCGCTCGACCCGGTGCTGCGCGAGGAACTGCGCCTCGAGGTGGCCTCGCTCCTGCGGGCCGAACACGTGAGCGCCCTCCATGTCACCCACGACCCCGACGAGGCTCTGGCGGTAGCCGACCGGGTTGCGGTGATGGACGGCGGGCGCATCGTGCAAGTGGACACCCCTGCCCAAGTGTATGCCCAGCCCCAAACCCTTGCGGCAGCACGGGCTTTCGGGCGTCTGAACCTGCTCCCTGTGGAGGTACAGGGCGGGCAGGTCAGACTGAACGGCCTGGCCTGGGCCGTCCAGGGTGTGGAAAGCGGGCCGGGCCTGCTGGCCTTCCGCTACGAAGACCTGGCCCCGGCGCCGGAAGGGCTGCCCGCCAAAGTACTGGCCGTTTATGGCGGGCGGGGCGAACGGCTGTGCCGGGTGAACCTGGGGGTGGGGGAAGCGGTGGTGAAGCTGGAGGCGGGTCTGGGGGAGCAGGTTCGGGTCGCGCCCAGAGGCAGGCTGCGGGTATTTCCAGGTACGTAGTCGGATTGAGGCCCGGTTGCATAGGTTCACCAGCGCCCTGGAAGGTCATTTTGTTTCATTCCAAACAGAGCAAAGCGAGGTGTGGAAGCTGATACGCTGTCGTCCCTTCCATGCACTATCCCTTTTCAGTGCAAGGTTCCTCGTCGGCTATGCCGCCTCGGAATGACAAGAGGTTGGCCTTGCCTCCTCGGGTTGCGGACGGGTGGCCCCGGCTCTACTTGTCCAGCCGGGGGTCAAAAGTAAAGACCCTGGGTTCGCCAATTTTCACCCTGCTGTGGTCGGGGTGCAGGATGTTGAGCACGTAGTTATACTCCCACGGCACCACCGCACTGGGTACGCGCAAAAGCGCACTCTTGCCCTCGCTGGCCCAGTGGCTGCCCAGGCTCTTGGTGCTGGAAGGGGCGGGGCTCTGCTGCCAGTCGGGGGGTAGCTCGGATAGTTCCGCCACCAGGCTTTCGTTGAATTCCACCGGAAAAGCGCGGTACTCCGGCAAATCGGCGTAGCTCTCGGCGTGTACCAGCACCTCGAGGGCCGCCAGGCTGGTGGAGGAGGCTAGATAATCACTGGTGCTAGT is a window encoding:
- a CDS encoding ABC transporter ATP-binding protein, encoding MLRLENITKNFGKAGVFDANLHLSPGEIVAVLGASGSGKTTLLNLVAGLLEPDAGRIFLGNEDVTHQAPEKRGLAYVFQDHALWPHLSALEHLLLVMKTPDRALAHHLLGRVGLGGLDARKPHQLSGGQKQRVALARALAARPRLLLLDEPYSALDPVLREELRLEVASLLRAEHVSALHVTHDPDEALAVADRVAVMDGGRIVQVDTPAQVYAQPQTLAAARAFGRLNLLPVEVQGGQVRLNGLAWAVQGVESGPGLLAFRYEDLAPAPEGLPAKVLAVYGGRGERLCRVNLGVGEAVVKLEAGLGEQVRVAPRGRLRVFPGT
- a CDS encoding RES family NAD+ phosphorylase, with translation MPFSRYFSTSTSDYLASSTSLAALEVLVHAESYADLPEYRAFPVEFNESLVAELSELPPDWQQSPAPSSTKSLGSHWASEGKSALLRVPSAVVPWEYNYVLNILHPDHSRVKIGEPRVFTFDPRLDK